One part of the Hydra vulgaris chromosome 01, alternate assembly HydraT2T_AEP genome encodes these proteins:
- the LOC136074065 gene encoding uncharacterized protein LOC136074065 — MALYEAEDDSHLLTAETKFGSQCNLVFDSIITQIEWQFEAMSAVSSDFDFLSGYSLSKSSVYELKKKAANLFRIYKADLDSSDFQSEMANFKYQAAAMMDNFEKSSPIDILQLIHKYSLTDAYPNTAIAIRIFLTIPVTVATCERSFSKLKLLKNYMRSTMAQERLSSLAIISIENEVTNNIDFDDVVSEFASRKARKVTLN, encoded by the coding sequence ATGGCACTTTATGAAGCTGAAGATGACTCTCATCTTCTCACAGCAGAAACAAAATTCGGATCTCAGTGCAACCTTGTGTTTGACAGCATTATTACACAAATTGAGTGGCAGTTTGAGGCTATGTCTGCTGTATCCTCTGATTTTGACTTCCTCAGTGGGTATTCACTCTCTAAAAGTTCAGTGTATGAACTCAAGAAAAAAGCTGCAAATTTATTTCGAATTTACAAGGCGGATTTAGATTCATCCGATTTCCAGTCAGAAATGGCAAACTTTAAATATCAAGCTGCCGCAATGATGGACAACTTTGAAAAATCTAGCCCGATCGACATTTTGCAGCTCATTCATAAATATTCTTTGACCGATGCTTATCCCAACACGGCAATTGCTATTCGCATCTTCCTCACTATACCAGTCACAGTTGCTACGTGTGAGAGAAGTTTCAGTAAACTTAAGCtcttaaaaaactatatgaGGTCAACAATGGCCCAAGAACGCTTGTCTAGTTTGGCTATAATTTCAATTGAAAATGAAGTGACAAACAACATTGATTTTGATGATGTCGTTAGTGAATTTGCCTCAAGAAAAGCCAGAAAAGTGACATTGAACTAA
- the LOC136074066 gene encoding uncharacterized protein LOC136074066 translates to MRKSDLMTELSHTQMQSVEQISTKLVLSYVPDKIKKTANEKIGELKSTVSNLYQKYGIRNPIAHKLSRSAVKNVTKQFTAKGIKGYNAISFMNAAKNSAIKILNENRKSKVYIVLTCEMKRTDIKTGETKITSAPFRTSNQVVLETTDLDNFYEASKQKISESLSLYQQAGSGWRFVSIEKMDINFIEYNPIKAKSYIPLDKNLATKEAIINIKNEDNQCFKWCITRALNPTAKNSERNNQDISVNVYGYENSEFHILHVSKNNDRKHLIDLLLISNGETNHYCLIKNLSRLLSSQTSRHNTKVYYCRNCLLGFNSEESLSNHKSYCETHDSVRIELPPPNSTMQFTNYNKSMRVPFVVYADFESFIKQIDTCEPNPNKSYTKKYQKHIPSSFCYYIKCFDESFYQSSPVTFTASSETDDVAQIFVDSLQEDIKKICDMIKFPKEMIFTSENKDDFNAATECHICVEKLNKDKVRDYCHITGKHRGAAHQNCNLNYKIPKFFPVLFHNLSSYDSHLFIKKLSGGKLSCIPNNEEKYISFSREIKVDEYIKEGKKFEVKREIRFLDSYRFMPSSLDALSKNLSKDQCKNIGKLYSMKKFEEFSMDSKNLKKLDLLLRKGVYPYDWVDSVDKFNETQLPPKELFFSKLNDEDISDDDYSHAQTVWNEFHCKTFRDYHDLYNVSHVLLLADVFENFRDVCMNCYKLDPAWYYTSPGLAWGAALKKTKVKLELLSDYDMILMIKKGIRGGISMISNRLGTSNNKYMDDEYDKSKESTFIQYLDANNIYGWAMSKPLPTHGFKWMDENEIENWKSITCILEVDLDYPEYLHDEHNDYPLAPDRLNMDKVEKLVPNLNNKKKYIVHYENLKLYERLGLKITKIHSGIKFEERAWLNEYIELNTNLRTKATNDFEKDFFKLMNNSVFGKTMENIENRVDIRLVTDRNEAIKLASKPKFESRTIFDENLIAIHMKRTKLKYAKPIYLEMCILDLSKTLMYEFHYDYIKKNYADRAKLLFTDTDSLRYENKTEDFYYDISKDIENKFDTSEFNPNHPAISNVGFKVGLNKKVIGMFKDETAGAQIEEFVGLRSKLYFYKVHEKDNKKCKGVKKNVVKKHITHEDYKDCLLNKRDHIRIMNVIRSYSHEI, encoded by the exons atgagaAAAAGCGATCTCATGACAGAGTTATCGCATACACAGATGCAATCAGTTGAACAGATTAGTACAAA ATTGGTTTTATCATATGTTcctgataaaattaaaaaaacagctaATGAAAAGATTGGTGAATTAAAATCTACAGTTTcaaatttgtatcaaaaatatggAATTAGAAATCCGATTGCACATAAATTATCACGatcagctgttaaaaatgtgACAAAACAATTTACAGCTAAAGGAATAAAAGGATACAATGCTATATCTTTCATGAATGCTGCTAAAAACAGTgcaattaaaatactaaacGAAAATAGAAAATCAAAGGTTTATATAGTTCTCACTTGTGAAATGAAGCGTACTGATAttaaaacaggagaaactaAAATCACATCTGCTCCATTTAGAACGAGTAATCAAGTTGTATTAGAAACAACAGATTTAGACAATTTTTATGAAGCATCAAAGCAGAAAATTTCAGAATCTTTATCATTATATCAACAAGCAGGATCAGGTTGGAGATTTGTTTCTATTGAAAAGATGGATATCAATTTTATTGAGTATAATCCTATTAAAGCTAAATCATATATTCcacttgataaaaatttagcaactAAAGAAgcaataattaatataaagaatGAAGATAATCAATGTTTTAAGTGGTGCATCACAAGAGCATTAAATCCAACAGCTAAAAATTCTGAAAGA AACAATCAAGATATCAGTGTCAATGTATATGGTTATGAAAATTCAGAATTTCATATTTTGCACGTATCAAAGAATAATGATCGTAAACATTTAATAGATTTACTATTAATCTCAAATGGCGAAACCAATCATtactgtttaataaaaaatttaagcagattactttcatcacaaacATCTAGACATAATACTAAAGTGTATTATTGTAGAAATTGTTTGTTAGGGTTTAATTCTGAAGAATCATTATCTAATCATAAATCTTATTGTGAAACACATGATTCAGTACGTATCGAACTTCCACCGCCAAATTCAACAATGCAATTTACTAATTACAACAAATCAATGAGAGTTCCATTTGTAGTATATGcagactttgaaagttttatcaaacaaattGACACTTGTGAACCCAATCCGAATAAAtcttatactaaaaaatatcagaaacaTATTCCAAGttcattttgttattatattaaatgttttgatgaAAGTTTTTATCAAAGCAGTCCAGTTACATTTACTGCAAGTAGTGAAACAGATGATGTTgcacaaatttttgttgatagTTTACAAGAAGATATTAAGAAAATTTGTGATATGATTAAATTTCCAAAAGAGATGATATTTACTTCTGAAAACAAGGATGATTTTAATGCAGCAACAGAATGTCACATTTGTgtagaaaaactaaataaagataaagTACGTGACTATTGTCATATTACAGGAAAACATAGAGGAGCTGCTCATCaaaattgcaatttaaattataaaattccaaaattctttccagtactatttcacaatttatctaGCTATGATTCTcacttatttataaagaaattatcaGGAGGGAAATTGAGTTGCATACCaaacaatgaagaaaagtatattagCTTTTCTAGAGAAATTAAAGTCGATGAGTATATTAAAGAGGGTAAGAAATTTGAAGTTAAACGAGAGATTCGTTTTTTAGATAGTTATAGATTTATGCCTTCTAGTTTAGATGCTTTATCAAAGAATTTATCAAAAGACCAGTGTAAAAATATCGGAAAAttatattcaatgaaaaaatttgaagaattttCTATGGATTCgaagaatcttaaaaaattagatttgttACTAAGAAAAGGTGTATATCCATATGATTGGGTAGACtctgttgataaatttaatgagacacaattaccaccaaaagaattattcttttcaaaattgaacGATGAAGATATAAGTGACGATGATTACTCACATGCACAAACTGTATGGAATGAGTTTCATTGCAAAACATTTAGAGATTATCATGACTTGTACAATGTTTCACATGTGCTTTTACTAGCTGAcgtctttgaaaattttagagatgttTGTATGAATTGTTataaattagatcctgcttggtatTATACAtcaccaggattagcttgggGTGCAGCGTTGaagaaaacaaaagtaaaattagaacTGTTGAGCGATTACGATATGATCCTAATGATAAAGAAAGGtataagaggtggaattagcATGATATCCAATAGGTTAGGAACATCTAATAATAAGTACATGGATGACGAATATGACAAAAGCAAAGAATCAACATTCATACAATATCTAGACGCTAATAATATATATGGATGGGCAATGAGTAAACCACTTCCAACACATGGTTTTAAATGGATGGAcgaaaatgaaatagaaaactGGAAATCAATTACATGTATACTAGAAGTAGATTTAGATTACCCTGAATATCTACATGATGAACATAATGATTATCCTCTCGCACCTGATAGATTAAACATggataaagttgaaaaattagtcCCCAACTtgaataataagaaaaagtatatagtacattatgaaaatctaaaactatATGAAAGATTAGGATTAAAGATTACTAAAATTCACAGTGGcataaagtttgaagaaagaGCATGGCTCAATGAATACATCGAACTAAATACAAACCTTAGAACTAAAGcaacaaatgattttgaaaaagacttttttaaactcatgaacAACTCAGTATTTGGAAAAACAATGGAGAACATTGAGAACAGAGTTGATATTAGATTAGTAACAGACAGAAATGAAGCTATTAAACTAGCATCAAAACCAAAATTTGAAAGTAGAacaatatttgatgaaaacttaatagcaatacatatgaaaagaacaaaattaaaatatgctaAACCAATTTACTTAGAAATGTGTATATTGGATTTGAGCAAAACTCTAATGtatgaatttcattatgattacataaAGAAAAACTATGCTGATCGAGCAAAACTATTATTCACAGATACAGATTCTTTAAGATACGAAAATAAAACAGAAGACTTTTATTACGATATTTCTAAagatattgaaaacaaatttgatacaagtgagTTTAACCCAAATCATCCAGCAATTAGTAATGTAGGATTTAAAGTTGGTCTTAATAAGAAAGTAataggaatgtttaaagatgagaCTGCAGGAGCACAAATTGAAGAATTTGTAGGACTTAGATCAAAGTTGTATTTCTACAAAGTACAcgaaaaagataacaaaaaatgtaaaggagtaaagaaaaatgttgttaaaaagcatataacacatgaagattacaaagattgtttattaaataaaagagatCATATTAGGATAATGAATGTAATAAGATCATATTCACATGAAATTTAA
- the LOC136074064 gene encoding zinc finger MYM-type protein 5-like, which yields MRHFSSKWYKKIHPNGEKFVRTWLQYSNKKDSLFCFCCLLFSTTKTNNFSEISKGFCDWKKLNPRIPEHENSNEHQRCYSDWKTLEKNLKEGKTLDSDLQRVISGEMKKWKDILKVIVDAILFCAKNNLALRETTEDIGQQNSGIFLSFIELIRHYYPFVAEHIASVKAKKTQHPTFLLEIKMS from the coding sequence ATGCGACACTTCAGTtcaaaatggtataaaaaaattcatccCAATGGTGAAAAATTTGTTCGCACTTGGCTGCAGTACAGCAACAAAAaagattctttattttgtttttgctgtttgttattttcaacaacaaaaaccaacaatttttcagaaatttccAAAGGGTTTTGTGACTGGAAAAAACTAAACCCAAGAATTCCTGAGCATGAAAACAGCAATGAACACCAAAGATGCTATTCTGATTGGAAAACTCTTGAAAAAAACCTTAAGGAAGGAAAGACCCTGGATTCTGATCTGCAGAGAGTTATCAGTGGAGAGATGAAAAAGTGGAAAGACATCTTGAAAGTGATTGTTGATGCAATTTTGTTCTGTGCCAAGAACAATCTTGCCCTTCGGGAAACAACAGAAGACATCGGTCAACAAAACAGTGGCATTTTTCTGAGCTTTATTGAGTTGATTAGACATTATTATCCTTTTGTGGCTGAACACATTGCGTccgttaaagcaaaaaaaacacaacatcCCACTTTTCTCCTCGAAATCAAAATGAGCTGA